The segment GGTGCGCCACGGCCGCGACGCCGGGGATGCGCTCCATGCGGGCCGTGTAGGACTGCGGCAGTAGTTGGATAATGGATACGCGGTGGCGGGTCACGAGGCGGTCGGCCCCGGCCATGCTGACGCCGGCCGTGAGGGCCTCGCGCACGACGCAGAGCAGCCCGTAGAGGAGAAAGGCCACCAATATGGACAGCACCGTGAGGGCGGTGCGAAGCTTCTTCCGGCGAAGGTTGCCGAGGACGAGTGCGAGGAACTTCATACGCGGACGTCGTGAACGAGTTTGCCCTTGTCCATATGCACCGTCCTCGTGGCCCGCTCGGCGGCCACCGGGTCGTGGGTGACCATGATGATGGTCTTGCCCTGTTCCCGGTTGAGCGCCTGCAGCAGCGCGAGAATCTCATCCCCGGCCTTGCGGTCGAGGTCGCCGGTGGGTTCGTCACAGAGAAGCACGGTGGGATCCGTCACAATCGCGCGCGCAATGCCGACACGCTGTTGTTCACCACCGGAAAGCTGGCGCGGATAGTGGTCCATCCGGTGGGACAGCCCCACGACCTTCAGGGCCGTCTCGACATGCTGCCTTCGCTGCGAGCCACCGAGGTGTGTGAGCAGGAGCGGCAACTCGACGTTCTTGAAGGCCGTCATCACGGGCATCAGGTTGTAGAACTGGAAGACGAAGCCCACGTGGCGGGCTCGCCAGTCAGCCAGGGCGCCATCGGACAACTGGTCGATGCGTTCCCCGCCGATGCTGACGGACCCGGAGGTCGGCCGGTCGAGCGCACCCAGGAGGTTCAGGAGCGTGGACTTGCCTGAGCCCGACGGTCCCATCAGCGCGACGAATTCACCTTGCCGCACCTGGAGGTTGAGGCCCGAGAGCACGTGGATGTCCTCGGAGCCGCGATGATAGACTTTGTCGACCTGCTGGACGTCGACGAGGAGGGGGTTCGAGTTGGTCATTCTGTAACTTTTACGGGAGAGCCGTCCCTGAGTTCGGGCGGGGGATTGAGCACCAGTGTCTCGGGCCCGGAGATCCCAGCGGCGAGGGTGACGACATCGCCCGTGCGGATGGCGACCCGCACCGCCCGTTGTTCCGCCCTGCCACCGGCGACCACAAAGACGACGTCGCGGCCGTCGCGGGAGCGGAGCGCACCGGATGGTATCGAGACTGTGGATACAGGCCCCGATTCAGTGGCGGTCCCCTCGAAGGCAACCTTGACGCCCATGTCCGGAAGGATGCGCGGGTCGAGGGAGACGAAGCCGACGCGGACCTTGACGGAGGCCTTTTGCCTGTCGGCCGTCGGGATGATGGCAATCACGCGGGCGGGTATTCGCCAGTCCGGATAGGAGTCGAGCACGGCGGTCGCCGATTGTCCCGACGCCACCCGGTTGATGTAGCTTTCGTTCACATCAACCTCGATTTCCAGCGAGGCCATGTCGACGATCGTGCAGATGCCGGTTCGCGTGAACCCGCCCCCTGCGGACATCGGCGAGATGATTTCGCCGGGCTGGGCGTTCTTCGTCGTCACCACGCCTGCAAACGGCGCCCGGATGATTGTATCTTCCATCTGCTGCTGCCAAACCGCTACCTGCTGCTCGGCGACGCCCACGTCTGCAAGCATCCGCTGGTGCCGGGCGCGAAGGGTGATCGCTTCTGACTCGGCGCGTTCGGCCTCCGCCACGGCGAGGACATTCTGGCCGGAAAGACGCTGCGACCGCCGGAGCTCACTTTCGGCAAGGGCGAGGCCCGCGGCAATTTCGTCCGCGGCACTTTGCGCGGATCGAAGCTGGGCCTTGGCGAGGAGGAGACTCGCCTCCGTGTTTGTGGAGTCGACCGTGGCGAGAACCTGTCCTTCTGTCACCACCTGGCCCTCTTCAATCCGTACGTCGACGACTTTTCCCGTCACCTTTGATGAGACGGTGGCGGCGCGGCGGGCTGTGACGTAGCCGGATGCATTGAGGAGCACAGGGGCCCCGGTGGTGCGAGAGACGGAAGCGACTGTGGTCTGAACCTCCAGGGCGCGGGGCTTTTTCACCCAGATGTAGGCTGCGACCCCACCGAGGAGCAGCAGCAGAACGATTATCGCCAGACCGACAATGGGCCGTCGGCGTTTGGGCGCCTGGGTGCGGTCAATCCTGAGTTTGCTCAACGCAGAGGGGTCCGAAGTCATTTAAGGACGGGGGCTTCCAGCCGGATTGGGGGGAGCCCAAGAATTGAGACGCGCTGAAAATTGGCAACATCAACGTTCCTGGAATTGGCGACTCGCCACGTGGAGGCGAGGGCTCACACTCCCGACCTAACCCCTGGAAAGCCCATGAGATACCCACATCGATGGCTGGCGTGCCTGATCGCCTTCATTTCGACGCCAGCACTGTTTGCACAAACCGCATCGACTGCTCCCATTGATCCGGCGCCGGCACTGGTCAGGAGCCAATCCTCGTTCAACTCCGGTTGGCGTTTTCACCGCAACGATCCCCCAGCCATGCATGCGGATCTGAGTCCGGCTGCAGTGAGGCCTTGGGTGGTTGCCGGCGGCGAGAATTTTGTGGCGATCAAAACACTCCTACCCAAAGCGCCACAGGAAAGCCTTGCTGCCACAGTTGACTACGTGCAGCCGAACTTCGACGACTCCGGCTGGGCGCAGGTCGACCTCCCGCACGATTGGGCGATAAGCGGACCCTTTTCCCAGGACCTGCCCGGCGAGACTGGCAAATTGCCCTGGGTTGGAGTGGGGTGGTATCGAAAGACTTTCGAAATGCAGGGGATGCAGCCTGGCAAACAGGTGCGGCTCCAGTTTGACGGAGCGATGGCGCATGCCTTGGTCTGGTGCAATGGCTCGTTTGTCGGTGGGTGGCCCTACGGCTATGCCAGCTGGCAGGTGGACCTGACCCCGCATCTCAAGGTCGGAACAAACGTTGTGGCTGTGAGGCTCAACAATCCGCCCGATTCCGCCCGTTGGTATCCGGGCAGTGGACTCTATCGCGATGTCTGGTTGATCGAGACGCCTCCAATCCACGTCGACCAATGGGGCGTGCACGTGGTGACAGAGGCCCTGGAGCCCGATGAAGCACTCCTGGATGTTCGGGTGCAGGTCCGGAACAACACCCAGGATCCCGAGGGCCTGAAGGTACAGAATGTCTCCCAGCAACTCGACAGGACGAGTCCCGAGGTGGTCGTGAAGAACGAGATCTTTCTCGCATCGGCCGAAGGCCTTCCTGTCGGGGAGGCTGTGGCGGTGTCGGGCGAAGCCATGACCCGCGTGCAGGATGGTTTCTCCGCGCGCGTGAACACAGTCGTGCGTCTGCAGAAGCCGCGCCTCTGGAGCCTCGGGAGCAGGCAACGGTACGTGGCGCGCACGTCCCTTTTCCGGAACGGAGTGTGTATTGACCAAATGAATACCGTCTTCGGGATCAGGAAGGCGGAATTCAGGAGCGACGGATTCCATCTGAACGGGACGCGGGTACCGCTAAACGGCGTCTGCATGCACCACGATCTCGGCGCCCTCGGCGCGGCCGCGTTCCCCCGCGCGATCGAGCGGCAATTGGAAATCCTCAAGCGGATGGGCTGCAATGCGATCAGGACCAGCCACAATCCTCCCTCGCCGCGTCTCCTCGAGCTGTGCGACCGGATGGGCTTCCTGGTGATGGATGAGGCATTCGACTGCTGGCAGGTGGCGAAGAAGCCGAATGACTACAGCACTTTGTTTGATGATTGGCACGAGCGCGACCTGCGGGCGTTGGTGCGACGTGACCGGAAT is part of the Opitutaceae bacterium genome and harbors:
- a CDS encoding ABC transporter ATP-binding protein, translating into MTNSNPLLVDVQQVDKVYHRGSEDIHVLSGLNLQVRQGEFVALMGPSGSGKSTLLNLLGALDRPTSGSVSIGGERIDQLSDGALADWRARHVGFVFQFYNLMPVMTAFKNVELPLLLTHLGGSQRRQHVETALKVVGLSHRMDHYPRQLSGGEQQRVGIARAIVTDPTVLLCDEPTGDLDRKAGDEILALLQALNREQGKTIIMVTHDPVAAERATRTVHMDKGKLVHDVRV
- a CDS encoding efflux RND transporter periplasmic adaptor subunit; translation: MTSDPSALSKLRIDRTQAPKRRRPIVGLAIIVLLLLLGGVAAYIWVKKPRALEVQTTVASVSRTTGAPVLLNASGYVTARRAATVSSKVTGKVVDVRIEEGQVVTEGQVLATVDSTNTEASLLLAKAQLRSAQSAADEIAAGLALAESELRRSQRLSGQNVLAVAEAERAESEAITLRARHQRMLADVGVAEQQVAVWQQQMEDTIIRAPFAGVVTTKNAQPGEIISPMSAGGGFTRTGICTIVDMASLEIEVDVNESYINRVASGQSATAVLDSYPDWRIPARVIAIIPTADRQKASVKVRVGFVSLDPRILPDMGVKVAFEGTATESGPVSTVSIPSGALRSRDGRDVVFVVAGGRAEQRAVRVAIRTGDVVTLAAGISGPETLVLNPPPELRDGSPVKVTE
- the galB gene encoding beta-galactosidase GalB: MRYPHRWLACLIAFISTPALFAQTASTAPIDPAPALVRSQSSFNSGWRFHRNDPPAMHADLSPAAVRPWVVAGGENFVAIKTLLPKAPQESLAATVDYVQPNFDDSGWAQVDLPHDWAISGPFSQDLPGETGKLPWVGVGWYRKTFEMQGMQPGKQVRLQFDGAMAHALVWCNGSFVGGWPYGYASWQVDLTPHLKVGTNVVAVRLNNPPDSARWYPGSGLYRDVWLIETPPIHVDQWGVHVVTEALEPDEALLDVRVQVRNNTQDPEGLKVQNVSQQLDRTSPEVVVKNEIFLASAEGLPVGEAVAVSGEAMTRVQDGFSARVNTVVRLQKPRLWSLGSRQRYVARTSLFRNGVCIDQMNTVFGIRKAEFRSDGFHLNGTRVPLNGVCMHHDLGALGAAAFPRAIERQLEILKRMGCNAIRTSHNPPSPRLLELCDRMGFLVMDEAFDCWQVAKKPNDYSTLFDDWHERDLRALVRRDRNHPSVVAWSIGNEVGEQWYPEGWRIAHRLAAIVREEDPTRQTTSAYNSKLAGNDGMQKGVDVMGYNYKPWLYKPFRENNPLQPVHGSETASCVSSRGEYFFPVSDDKLQGRANFHVSSYDLSAPEWAFSPDVEWKGIDENPFVAGEFVWTGFDYLGEPTPFNADTTNLLNFTDPAQRDAMKKKLDELGRIPVPSRSSYFGIIDLAGFPKDRYYLYQSRWLPELPMAHILPHWNWPERVGQVTPVHVYTSGDEAELFLNGRLLGVRTRGKFEYRFRWNDVIYEPGELKVVVKKGGKEWATTTKRTTGSAVALRLSPDRVLVKADGEDLCFVTVSVHDTRGDLVPRTHLPVKFRVEGPATIQAVDNGDPTSFEPFQASERKTFNGLALVVLRTKAGQAGAITLIAETDGLAPARTEISAR